Proteins from one Ipomoea triloba cultivar NCNSP0323 chromosome 1, ASM357664v1 genomic window:
- the LOC116028500 gene encoding UBP1-associated protein 2C-like: protein MDFMKKRKLEDNGVVSDPSFLPRLSLEDARKILESFTRDQLFEIVQNALVRHPDVLGAVRSIADQDTTQRKLFIRGLGWETTTDKLRSLFSAYGELEEAVVILDKATGKSKGYGFITFKHIDGAMLALKEPSKQIDGRMTVTQLAAAGMQGGPGGGSSNNPVDISLRKIYVGNVPYDMPTERLLQHFSMYGEIEEGPLGFDKVTGKSKGYALFVYKTAEAARASVMEPVKNIDGKQLNCKLAIDGKKGKSGPSVPGGTQGPREAFGNDIGLGMQNGIGAQYGGPGGIHSGAGAFSGAMATLGGVSGTGVNLSGPGLPSIGNQAGVSPMVGGASGPYSRSHFSIGGSTGYGGFSASTGGLGGGTNGYGAPGAGSGLPGVGGGLGAATGRGSSSYALPQSSAGMPSGDYPSQGMHYNLPSSGNQNRQNQPAGASPVPRVMPGGMYQGMPSYY from the coding sequence ATGGACTTCATGAAAAAACGGAAGCTCGAAGACAACGGCGTTGTTTCTGACCCCTCCTTTCTCCCCAGGCTGTCGCTCGAAGACGCGCGCAAAATCCTCGAATCCTTCACGCGCGACCAGCTCTTCGAGATCGTCCAGAACGCACTTGTTCGTCACCCTGACGTCCTCGGTGCTGTCCGTTCAATTGCCGACCAAGACACGACGCAGCGGAAGCTTTTCATTCGCGGCCTTGGTTGGGAAACCACCACTGATAAGCTTCGTTCCCTTTTCTCCGCCTACGGCGAGCTTGAAGAGGCCGTGGTAATCCTCGATAAGGCTACTGGAAAGAGTAAAGGTTACGGCTTTATCACCTTCAAACATATTGATGGAGCCATGCTTGCTTTAAAGGAACCTAGTAAGCAAATTGATGGTCGAATGACTGTCACACAGCTGGCAGCTGCCGGTATGCAGGGTGGGCCTGGAGGTGGGAGCTCTAATAATCCCGTGGATATATCATTGAGGAAGATATATGTGGGGAATGTGCCGTATGATATGCCCACCGAGAGATTGTTGCAGCACTTCTCAATGTATGGGGAGATAGAGGAAGGACCACTAGGGTTTGATAAGGTGACTGGTAAGTCTAAAGGGTATGCTCTATTCGTGTACAAGACAGCAGAGGCTGCAAGGGCATCTGTAATGGAACCTGTTAAGAATATTGATGGGAAGCAATTAAACTGTAAGCTGGCAATTGATGGTAAGAAAGGGAAATCTGGGCCTTCAGTCCCAGGAGGAACTCAGGGTCCAAGGGAGGCATTTGGTAATGATATTGGTTTGGGAATGCAGAATGGCATAGGAGCACAATATGGAGGCCCAGGAGGAATTCATTCGGGTGCTGGAGCCTTCTCTGGAGCTATGGCAACATTGGGTGGTGTAAGTGGCACGGGTGTTAACTTGAGTGGTCCAGGATTGCCATCCATTGGGAATCAAGCTGGAGTATCCCCTATGGTTGGTGGTGCTTCTGGTCCTTACAGCAGGTCACATTTTAGTATTGGTGGTTCAACTGGATATGGTGGCTTTAGTGCATCAACTGGTGGGTTAGGTGGAGGCACAAATGGATATGGAGCCCCTGGTGCTGGTAGTGGATTACCTGGTGTTGGTGGTGGATTAGGTGCTGCCACTGGCCGGGGCTCGTCTTCATATGCATTACCCCAAAGCTCAGCTGGCATGCCTTCAGGAGATTATCCTTCACAAGGTATGCATTACAATTTGCCTTCCTCTGGAAATCAAAACAGACAGAATCAACCAGCTGGAGCATCACCAGTGCCTAGAGTTATGCCTGGGGGCATGTACCAAGGGATGCCTTCCTACTATTGA